The following are encoded in a window of Pygocentrus nattereri isolate fPygNat1 chromosome 5, fPygNat1.pri, whole genome shotgun sequence genomic DNA:
- the cdc25b gene encoding M-phase inducer phosphatase 2, which yields MEIDAVVCDFSPVSDQLSSGPESVSRLSRPFLPEIGAKGSPCMKNLFSPGPAAVLSPVTNLTLNMDNLAVLGGQCETPKRKKPVLKIPSFASDTSSDAGLGLDSPSPVDPVDAEQKFEKAIQNATKVINEKMPIRRIHSLPPQLLGHSPNLKSKDSDLPRYGIFSQTASLANKENVHESFEFKKPTQPISRCRLRSTGDGKDTFACRPSSAPALMLSPPSFSPLASPDGSSPFVLRRVSLSSFDDDDGFLEVLDDVETDSEVPTGMANLLTAPLVADQNTDSPDSPIRCRPRGLFRSPSMPTGGRSALKRPDRPRDENTPVRVKRRRSVAGSHVTAMEQDDSVPQQVQRSKSFNHSEIERLLARDPNNVIGDFTKPPALPTVDGKHQDLKYITPKVMVEAINGQFSNVVERLFVIDCRYPYEYEGGHIKGALNLHLEEQFEECFFRQPIIPQCPEKRVLLVFHCEFSSERGPRMCRFVRERDRDLNVYPNLHYPELYVLKGGYKDFFPLHKKECEPQDYRPMHHEDFKEDLRKFRLKSRTWAGERSKRDMYIRLKNL from the exons ATGGAAATCGATGCAGTTGTATGTGATTTTAGTCCTGTCAGTGATCAGCTGAGCTCGGGGCCTGAATCGGTCTCCAGGCTTTCCAGGCCGTTTTTGCCTGAGATCGGGGCTAAGGGCTCCCCCTGCATGAAGAACCTCTTCTCCCCCGGACCTGCTGCCGTGCTGTCTCCCGTCACCAACTTGACACTAAACATGGATAATCTTGCCGTTCTTGGGGG ACAATGTGAGACGCCTAAACGGAAGAAGCCCGTCCTGAAGATTCCTTCGTTCGCATCCGACACTTCATCTGATGCAG GTCTCGGTCTGGACTCTCCTAGCCCCGTGGATCCAGTGGATGCAGAACAGAA GTTTGAAAAGGCCATACAGAATGCAACCAAAGTGATCAATGA AAAGATGCCCATTCGTAGGATACACTCACTGCCA CCACAGTTATTGGGTCATAGTCCCAATCTGAAGAGTAAAGATTCTGATCTTCCAAGATATGGAATCTTCAGTCAGACAGCCAGCTTGGCTAACAAAGAGAATGTGCATGAG AGCTTTGAATTTAAGAAGCCCACCCAGCCTATTTCTCGCTGTCGACTGCGTTCAACTGGAGATGGAAAAGACACTTTTGCCTGCCGCCCTAGCTCTGCTCCTGCGCTAAtg CTTTCCCCTCCATCATTCAGTCCTCTAGCTTCACCAGATGGCAGCAGCCCATTTGTACTACGACGTGTGTCACTCTCCAgctttgatgatgatgatggttttCTGGAAGTACTTGATGATGTAGAG ACGGATTCAGAAGTGCCTACCGGAATGGCCAACCTGCTCACGGCTCCTCTGGTGGCTGATCAAAATACAGACTCGCCCGACTCG CCTATTCGTTGTCGGCCACGGGGGTTGTTCCGCTCTCCCTCAATGCCCACGGGTGGCCGTTCTGCTCTCAAGAGACCTGATAGGCCCAGAGATGAGAATACACCTGTCCGTGTGAAGAGGAGACGGAGTGTGGCAGGGTCACATGTCACAGCCATGGAGCAGGATGATTCTGTCCCTCAACAG GTGCAGCGCTCAAAGTCTTTCAATCACTCAGAGATTGAGAGACTGTTAGCCAGGGACCCCAATAATGTAATAGGAGATTTTACCAAG CCCCCTGCTCTGCCCACAGTTGACGGAAAACATCAAGACTTGAAATACATCACTCCAAAAGTT ATGGTTGAGGCAATAAATGGTCAGTTCAGTAATGTGGTGGAAAGACTCTTTGTTATTGACTGTCGGTATCCGTATGAGTATGAGGGAGGACATATTAAG GGTGCGTTAAACCTGCATCTGGAGGAGCAATTTGAGGAGTGCTTTTTCAGACAGCCGATCATTCCTCAGTGCCCTGAGAAACGTGTATTACTGGTGTTCCACTGTGAGTTTTCATCAGAGCGCGGTCCACGAATGTGTCGCTTTGTTCGCGAGAGGGACCGTGATCTAAATGTATATCCCAATCTCCATTACCCTGAACTCTATGTACTGAAGGGAGGCTACAAGGACTTCTTTCCCTTACATAAG AAAGAGTGTGAGCCTCAGGATTACAGGCCGATGCATCATGAGGACTTCAAGGAGGACTTGAGAAAGTTTCGCCTGAAGAGCCGTACATGGGCAGGAGAGCGCAGCAAGAGAGACATGTACATCCGCCTTAAAAATCTCTGA